A genomic region of Bradyrhizobium sp. ORS 278 contains the following coding sequences:
- the bchF gene encoding 2-vinyl bacteriochlorophyllide hydratase produces MSNHLYTSCDAQFTSATDPSLWSQLCFTPEAAPRAKRQALYTPEEKRRRDTTPWTLVQGILAPLQFLVFLISLGLVARYLATGEDLWLATASVVLKTALLYTIMITGSIWERVVFGRYLFAPAFFWEDVFSMLVIALHTAYLAAIIGHIGSAQQQMLLVLAAYAAYAINATQFLLKLRAARLQEQAMAQAGAERAS; encoded by the coding sequence CACATCGTGTGACGCCCAATTCACGTCCGCCACTGATCCGTCGCTGTGGAGTCAACTCTGCTTCACACCCGAGGCAGCGCCGCGTGCAAAGCGGCAAGCGCTTTATACGCCTGAGGAAAAGCGCCGGCGCGACACCACGCCATGGACCTTGGTGCAGGGCATTCTGGCGCCGCTGCAATTTCTGGTCTTCCTGATCAGTCTCGGACTGGTGGCGCGCTATCTCGCGACCGGGGAGGACCTGTGGCTCGCGACCGCGTCGGTCGTTCTCAAGACGGCGCTGCTCTACACCATCATGATCACCGGCTCGATCTGGGAACGGGTCGTGTTCGGGCGCTATCTGTTCGCGCCGGCCTTCTTCTGGGAGGACGTGTTCTCGATGCTGGTGATCGCGCTGCATACGGCCTATCTCGCCGCGATCATCGGACATATCGGATCAGCACAGCAGCAGATGCTGCTGGTGCTCGCGGCCTATGCGGCCTACGCGATCAACGCCACGCAATTCCTGCTCAAGCTGCGCGCCGCGCGGCTGCAGGAGCAGGCGATGGCGCAAGCCGGTGCGGAGCGCGCGTCATGA